The Candidatus Omnitrophota bacterium genomic sequence TTATAGCTAATGAATATTCTGATGAAATTACCAGAATAAATAGCGAAATACGAGGACCTTACTTATATCGGTTGTTAACTGCTCTGAAACACTTCAAGATACCCGTTATTCTTATTGGTGACATTAATGGCCAGCTCAATGGCGGGTTTACAACCATAGATAGAATAGAACAATCCAATGAAGATATGACGCGGAAACTTTTGGAAGGACGAAAGAAATATTCGAATGATTCTGTCTTAGTGATGGTAGGGAGAAACCATGTGGTGCCAAAGGTTAATCCTATCTGGCTCGGTGGGCGTGAGATAAATTCCATACCAGAAATGTTACGAGAGTCTGCAACCAATGTTAAATTAATCCGACCCGATGATATTCAACATGACGAAGAGGATTTGGCGAAATTTGACCTGGTCATAAAAGTCGATGGGGAGCGCCAAAATGAATACCTGGCAAGGCAGAAAGACATGTCTATGCGTGATGCATCTCCTATAGATAGAAACGGGCTCAGCTCTTTACTTTTTACGCGAAACCGAGATGGCGAGATATTTTTGAATATACCGGTTTTTGAAAAGATCGTTAATAGCGTTCATTCCAGCCGGGTTTTGGGTAGCGCGCGGTATTTATCTGATCTTGAGGGGTTTGTCCCGTTATCAAAATGTAAGAACGACATAGATATAATGCTATTTAATCAGATTGGCGCAAAAGATAAGAGCGCGATAATAGCCAAACTTGTTACGGAACTTGAAAAATATGGAATTGTGAAGATAGGACAAAATGGGGAATCCGTCACCGTAAGATTTCCCGGTTCCGAAGAGAACGCGGTCCTTCACATAACGGATCAATGGAATCTTAATACCATCATATACGATATTGTAAGATACCAAGGCAACTGTTTATCGATGCTGCAGAAAATAAGGGAAGGTGATATAGGGCCTTCCCTGTCGGATAAAACCGTAAAGATATACCTTTCGGTAAGCTACTATTTTGGCGATCCTGAGCTTTACAGAAGTAGGCTACGGGAGTTTTTGGACTGCAAAAACGAACATGAATTTGAAAAACTAAAAGACATTATATTCCGTCAGGATTTGGATACCCTTGCCGAAAGAATGCACAGTCTTTTGGACGAAGAGAAGCTGGGGGTGGTAAGAGAACGGATTAATATGAAAGAGCCTTTAGAGTCTTCAAGAATGGGTACAAATTCAGCTTTGGATCTGACCGCGCTTGTTAATAAGTTGGTCGAGGAAATAAGCTCAAAGCAAGCACCCGAGTGGATGGCTCAAGCTTATCGGCCCGGGCGAGTACTTGTCAGCGCAGAGCGCGAAGGGAATGACACAATTGACGCCAAAATTAAACAGGCCAAACAGCATATTATGCTGGCCACACAAGACCCTATTTTGCAAGCCAGGGCCGAACAAGCATTAGAGTTATTACGCCGACATCCACGAGTGCCTGAGCTCATGATTTTAGAGTTTGAAGGAGTTGCTCACCGTTTGATCAAACTTATTACAGGAAACGAACAGGCTTATCAGGAATACAAGAGAAAGCTGGATGAGGCGATCCAGCCTCTATATCTACAAATCCGTGATCAGATTCTCAAAATTCCAGATCGAAAGGAAGCGCTTCGTACTGCAGTAATTTACGCCGGTATTGTAAATCTTCTGGATATTACACATGCGGCTTCTATACAGGAGATAGCTGATGGCCTAGGGGTAAAAATCGATTTTAGTAAAGGATTGCCTTCGCCTACAGATATTCAATATGTGCTCAATAAAGTATATGAATATGTTGTCAATGAAAAGGCTATTATTATCGATGAACTGGAAGATTTTCTGGCCCGTCTGGAAAAAAATCCGCCGGGAGGAACGATCCTTTACTTTACCGATAATCATGGAGAGTTCACTTTCGATCAATTAGTTATCGAACAACTTCTCTTAGCCGGCTATAAGGTTGCCGTAGTTAGCCGCGGCGAGACCGTACGTGATGACGTAACGCGGGATGAGGCTACCACGCTTTTGAAAGCTAACCCTAATTTTAGAGCTTTTTTTGCCGACGGCCGCCTAACTGTAACAACAGACGGTTCCTACTTTCTCGGGGCAGATTTAAATCAGTCCACCCAGCACCCTGATTTTCTTGCCGCCTGGCGTCAATCCGTTGGATATATTTCCAAAGGTGCCGGGAACTTCCACACATTATTTGGTCAGCGCCTTTCTTTGCCTGGCCTTTATATTCGCATGATGAAAAAGTCACAAAATTCGTATCAACTTCTTGAAGAGGCACGCGGCCTGACATTTTCTAAAAAAACGCCGTATGATTTAGCATTAGTTTATCAGCCCGAGGTCTCTTCAAATGGAGTGTCCCCGCGCCCTGGATGGGCTCCGCTTGCTGGAACCGACGAGTCGACTATCTCTCGTTACGGTTTTCAAGGGAAGCTCATTGCGACGGATCTTGACGGGCTCTTTGAAAAAATCGGTGACATGGTTGCGGAAAAAGATGGCAGGCTCTTAGCCGTGGACGGGCTGGCTTCTGCGGGGAAAACGACACTGGTAAAAGGCAATAACGCGCTTCAGGTTAAAGGGCTTAAAACATATCTGGAAAACCGGTTTGGCCGGCCGGTCATATGTCTTGAAAGAGATTGGTTCTTGAAAAGTCGAGAAGAACGAAAAGCTGTTTGTGCCCACCTGCATCCCGATGAAATTTTTACAGAAGAAGCAGAAACACATTTTGATAATGAAGCCTATGTGCAAAAACTTACCGAAGTCCTTGAGTTTTTAAATACAAAAGGGCCTCCGGGAGAAACATATCAACTGAAAGGAAAGGCTTATAATTGGATTTCCGAAAAAGTAGATGCCGATCTTTCCGATATGGGTTATGTTCCGCCCATTCCCCGCAACGCCATAGTGATTGTTGAAGGACAACATACTCTTGCAAAAACAAATCCAGGCTTTTTTGACGTGAAAGTATTTGTCGATGTTGCGGATACTGGTAAGACTCTCGAGAGGGCTGTCCAAAAAGAAATGGGAAGGGATGAAGTTCGCCGGCGAAGCGCGGATGACATCAGAAAAAGAATGAGGCAAGTAGACATCCCATCTTCTCGGGCGCTTCAGGAGCGCGGAAATTACATGGAGCATATGGACTTTGTTGTTATGAACGATGACCTTAGCCGACCGTTGATTTATCAATCCATGGGAGGAGACGCTCTGCTGAAGGCAAATGAGGGCGATGTATCCTTGCCAATTTCTGGGAAAATTTCGCCTGCCGGGTCGATATATAGCGTATTCGAATATCTTTGCGAACATAATATAACGGATAAGTACCATGCTATCAGTGGCAACATACTGGCAAAAGCCGTAGGAGAGGAACATGTGGTAAGGCAGAAAGCCCTATCTCCCAAAAGCATAGAAAGGGACCTGAGAGCATTATTGCGCCTGCGTCTTATTAAAAAAGGACCCAGGATCGGCACTGCTAAAGACGCGCCATATTATGTTCCGGAAGCTGTTAAGAAGAAGGCCTATAGAATACTTCCTGTCCTTGAGCAATTCAGAGGCCGCGATCTCCGGCCTACAATACCCCGCCTTGATGATGTTTATAAAAATCAAATATTACCAATTCTTACAGAGTCCGATATCGGCAGCGCTACGCTGGCGTTCCGGTTAATGAATGCGTTGACATATGCAGATGTAAAAGAAGATTTTAATGTCATGGTTACTTATAAATGCCCTTTTAATTGCTCCCATTGTCTGGCGAAAGACGCACTAAGGGTTGGCAAGGGAAAGGATGCTGAAAAAGGCCAGTTGTTCGCGTTATTCGATCAGCTTAAAGGATTTAAGAGGATACACATCGTTGGTCCGGGTGAACCTCTGGCATATGGTAAAGATAAACTGCTAAAGCCCGGCATCAGTAAAGATTTTCTCGAGGTCATTCGATATGCCGCGGAACGTATAGAGGAAATTCGCATTGTCACTAACGGTTATCTTTTTCCGGAAGATATAGATGAAGCAAGGCGATTTTTCGCGCAATTCCCAAAAAATATATTATGGCAACTTTCCGTTGATAAATTTCATGAAGAGCAGTTTGCGCGTATGCCGGGCAGGGACAAAGATTCCCTTCAAAGAGTGGTAAAGGTTATGGAGCAATTAGCCGAGGAAGGTTTAATAAAGACCGCATATATAGCGCGGATCGAGCCGGGCGAATCCAGCAGGAATCTTATAGGGTATTTCGATTTGGAGAGTAAATATTATTCCGACTACAAGAGTATTTTTATAAACAAGGTTGTAGCTCAAGGCAGCGCCATTGCGAATATAGCTACTGCGAAGCCGCTTGATAATGAGGACGTTAGAAATCACGGCTTTGTTCCCAGTAAGCTCTTTCCTTTTATTGACACCGAGGGCAATTTCGTTACATCAGATCATGTGGCGTATATGACGGGAAATCAGAGAAAAGAGCTATCAAAGAAAATTCCTAAGAGAGCTATGGTAGTAGGCAATATCAATTCTTCTCCATTAGGGAAGATCATCGCGGATAGACTCATATTTGGTAATTACAAAGACTGGATTTACATAGAAGAACTTGACCGGGTTACCTTTAAAGATGTGGTAAGAGCCCTGATACTCTATCAAAATGGGGATAAGAAGACGGCCATGTCAACCATGTTAAGTTTATTCAGGAAAAGCATAGAAAGCCCAAAGGAAATATTAAAAATCACCCACCATCTCACGGATCGCTTAAAAGACATCTCACTAATAAATTTTATCGAAGATTGTGAAAATAACGGGATTACTATTATTGAAAGACAGGGAAAGAATAAAATTGATTTAGCTATGGCTGTGGGGATATTTCAGAAAAGGACAGACGTTTACCGTGACTTTGCAGAAGCGTTCGCTGAAGAGTATGAGGCTGAAGAAAGTAAGATACCTCTTCTTTATTTTTATGGTCCCTGTCCGATTTATGGTGTCTCATCAGGGTACTTTCAATTTCGAAATGATAATGAGAGATTCTTCTCCGGAAGAGATCGCGGTTTTTATATTTCTATGCGCACAGGTTCGCCCGATGTTATTGAGGAACGTTTTATTAAAGATATGGAACTTGCCGCGGATGGTATTGTGCACCATCCTGTTGGAGCGCTATATGATAAAAGAGATAGAAACTATCATTATGTAGTGGTGGAAGAAAATGGCGTAGACGTAGATGATGCGACTGAAATCAATGAGTTTGTCAGTGAGGCAGTTTTAGTGAACTACCACAAAGATAGTAAAATAGGCTGGAATATTAAAAAAATAGGCGAATTTGCGGCAAAGCTCGATAAACACAATGT encodes the following:
- a CDS encoding ARMT1-like domain-containing protein; the protein is MLSAKKDSYASIDLTTPYAILNTMYIFKMQYSILFRAIALFVACLFLANDISWAVPSSYSNYLETTTTLAVESRLKPFFEKHGLDFQNMFSVYCVTAELRNLIMKREVRDSDIVRLNRNLPQDEIQIERETVKSKFIKAASFESTGKDYKYAILNFKKSGKRIKMAFVDSKLESSERLELGIKTENDIDHFSSPGLEGVWFINIKPSSNFGSGNAAQTIYEMLSSYGDKEDILSDHGKRVLACIRDGSVSSDILGFDINKLRGSTLPQAIEQLVLPVEHGGLNNGKNSFFISPEEYLEKNPQWASSRFSIFPKSIRLVKGCNNDCLFCLAEGRRSVQSLPYPIAAQRILRTHFKRDGMRGRARAVAYYHGDEDIFHYIDKICGANIADLISFEQKFPSPVRFYTEMYTAGYSPFDPSMAYVKDAIGQLRGQKINERTYRIFITYHLFRPEIEEAILQKDKGKLIRAVRAYMRMYKELFLCQPGLEVLNRSALEEDANSSRVIKTIAAIQAQVLKHLKNEDETKEASPVFYDRCINWTRGHKAKSEFERLRKAESEDPELTAFLDSLVIEEIVAGWGAPPNAGPESPAQKGMSTHDTPSIDTGKLIEANEALSRVENYLRSDKIVIFGDMHRGELKPQDDEVWDRELFLDYVEQMGKLSMNFSVALELPYQLEDKLNDPSVSVEEFLDEYYKLIANEYSDEITRINSEIRGPYLYRLLTALKHFKIPVILIGDINGQLNGGFTTIDRIEQSNEDMTRKLLEGRKKYSNDSVLVMVGRNHVVPKVNPIWLGGREINSIPEMLRESATNVKLIRPDDIQHDEEDLAKFDLVIKVDGERQNEYLARQKDMSMRDASPIDRNGLSSLLFTRNRDGEIFLNIPVFEKIVNSVHSSRVLGSARYLSDLEGFVPLSKCKNDIDIMLFNQIGAKDKSAIIAKLVTELEKYGIVKIGQNGESVTVRFPGSEENAVLHITDQWNLNTIIYDIVRYQGNCLSMLQKIREGDIGPSLSDKTVKIYLSVSYYFGDPELYRSRLREFLDCKNEHEFEKLKDIIFRQDLDTLAERMHSLLDEEKLGVVRERINMKEPLESSRMGTNSALDLTALVNKLVEEISSKQAPEWMAQAYRPGRVLVSAEREGNDTIDAKIKQAKQHIMLATQDPILQARAEQALELLRRHPRVPELMILEFEGVAHRLIKLITGNEQAYQEYKRKLDEAIQPLYLQIRDQILKIPDRKEALRTAVIYAGIVNLLDITHAASIQEIADGLGVKIDFSKGLPSPTDIQYVLNKVYEYVVNEKAIIIDELEDFLARLEKNPPGGTILYFTDNHGEFTFDQLVIEQLLLAGYKVAVVSRGETVRDDVTRDEATTLLKANPNFRAFFADGRLTVTTDGSYFLGADLNQSTQHPDFLAAWRQSVGYISKGAGNFHTLFGQRLSLPGLYIRMMKKSQNSYQLLEEARGLTFSKKTPYDLALVYQPEVSSNGVSPRPGWAPLAGTDESTISRYGFQGKLIATDLDGLFEKIGDMVAEKDGRLLAVDGLASAGKTTLVKGNNALQVKGLKTYLENRFGRPVICLERDWFLKSREERKAVCAHLHPDEIFTEEAETHFDNEAYVQKLTEVLEFLNTKGPPGETYQLKGKAYNWISEKVDADLSDMGYVPPIPRNAIVIVEGQHTLAKTNPGFFDVKVFVDVADTGKTLERAVQKEMGRDEVRRRSADDIRKRMRQVDIPSSRALQERGNYMEHMDFVVMNDDLSRPLIYQSMGGDALLKANEGDVSLPISGKISPAGSIYSVFEYLCEHNITDKYHAISGNILAKAVGEEHVVRQKALSPKSIERDLRALLRLRLIKKGPRIGTAKDAPYYVPEAVKKKAYRILPVLEQFRGRDLRPTIPRLDDVYKNQILPILTESDIGSATLAFRLMNALTYADVKEDFNVMVTYKCPFNCSHCLAKDALRVGKGKDAEKGQLFALFDQLKGFKRIHIVGPGEPLAYGKDKLLKPGISKDFLEVIRYAAERIEEIRIVTNGYLFPEDIDEARRFFAQFPKNILWQLSVDKFHEEQFARMPGRDKDSLQRVVKVMEQLAEEGLIKTAYIARIEPGESSRNLIGYFDLESKYYSDYKSIFINKVVAQGSAIANIATAKPLDNEDVRNHGFVPSKLFPFIDTEGNFVTSDHVAYMTGNQRKELSKKIPKRAMVVGNINSSPLGKIIADRLIFGNYKDWIYIEELDRVTFKDVVRALILYQNGDKKTAMSTMLSLFRKSIESPKEILKITHHLTDRLKDISLINFIEDCENNGITIIERQGKNKIDLAMAVGIFQKRTDVYRDFAEAFAEEYEAEESKIPLLYFYGPCPIYGVSSGYFQFRNDNERFFSGRDRGFYISMRTGSPDVIEERFIKDMELAADGIVHHPVGALYDKRDRNYHYVVVEENGVDVDDATEINEFVSEAVLVNYHKDSKIGWNIKKIGEFAAKLDKHNVSITANDCRRYNTMLLQRNNGDIMLWGHYTVKRDPWAPSAKDMFNELFHETLERAFSPKDNRLKYLMKIVDTNFIKGYNSEFNKGGIVRSKDIMPQPLLVSVQEEASKIHAENLEHTPAIPDKTIICHIIAGSILPAGQRNVLKTLEQNMRDEKYSEKVVSLSVEDSGSPEEFMKELEIIKAREEAKYPGYKVQFDVACPDKDLVSAIQDKGMRALAFAKEGDGDIVQVEGIILALRALQTGSIDNLIKVYKLLTGKEFSPGTNDINELARMMLFILPVRKVDLNALSALNKIIEENIKTAA